The following are encoded together in the Capsulimonas corticalis genome:
- a CDS encoding basic secretory protein-like protein has product MTSLLRRAACVTLPGLLLMAAAGARAASPTPGTAEALIYSTMPSTAAHRPEMALDGDPKSYYKTVYGMDDGDTFLVLLSRPIPVRSLHILTGDAEGQDGVTQGVVETSVDGVQFTKAAAFDANGAADAKLDGKLVEAIRIRLNDHAGVPSLMVREITIDSPVKVSHVQQGPGRGFVDISQAPDLADWAKRAETQMEAFWADTAALLYTDDFITPNMVNVVYKTGPGVTDVAATGGGVMVVNSKWCREHPDDTGLTVHETAHVIQAMSSYNPVWLIEGTADYIRWVKFEPQNFHPRINVLKAKYTDRYQTTATFLGWCELHYDSGLVTKLNRATRLGNYDNSMFKQYCGKDIDTLWAEFIEAYKADPVNIITKPVAEADKPRVLPVVTKGTSAMVDLSPAFNTTGVTKDGAKFSPDGGADSGGASYSGTLLGMTQSWKDVTFVFASADAPDMVSCQGQTVSVAPGQYQSLWLVGAAVDGSQMAQHFIVNYTDGSTADFAQNVSDWFQPSNFPGESRVVKMAYRNLATGEKDPRTFYAYSYGFSLNHDKTVKSITLTNNPSVRLLAATLAN; this is encoded by the coding sequence ATGACATCTTTACTGCGCCGCGCCGCGTGCGTCACGCTTCCGGGTCTTCTGCTGATGGCCGCCGCCGGCGCTCGGGCCGCCTCACCCACGCCAGGAACCGCCGAAGCGCTGATCTATTCGACCATGCCTTCCACGGCGGCGCATCGTCCGGAAATGGCGCTGGACGGCGACCCGAAAAGCTATTACAAAACCGTCTATGGCATGGATGACGGCGATACGTTTTTGGTCCTGCTGTCTCGCCCAATCCCCGTCCGGTCCCTGCATATCCTGACGGGCGACGCCGAGGGTCAGGATGGGGTGACTCAGGGAGTCGTTGAGACGTCCGTGGATGGGGTCCAGTTCACCAAAGCGGCCGCATTCGACGCAAACGGCGCGGCGGACGCCAAGCTTGACGGCAAGCTCGTGGAGGCCATTCGCATCCGTTTGAACGATCATGCGGGCGTGCCCTCGCTGATGGTGCGCGAGATCACGATCGATTCGCCCGTCAAAGTCTCCCATGTCCAGCAAGGGCCAGGACGCGGGTTCGTCGACATCTCCCAGGCGCCCGATCTGGCGGACTGGGCGAAGCGCGCCGAGACTCAGATGGAAGCGTTCTGGGCCGACACCGCCGCGCTGCTTTACACCGACGATTTCATCACGCCGAATATGGTCAACGTCGTCTACAAGACCGGCCCCGGCGTCACCGATGTCGCCGCGACCGGCGGCGGCGTCATGGTCGTCAACAGCAAATGGTGCCGCGAGCATCCGGACGACACGGGCCTGACCGTCCACGAGACGGCGCATGTCATTCAGGCGATGTCCTCCTACAACCCCGTCTGGCTGATCGAAGGAACGGCGGACTATATCCGCTGGGTCAAGTTCGAGCCGCAGAACTTCCATCCGCGCATCAATGTCCTCAAAGCAAAGTACACCGACCGTTATCAAACCACCGCCACCTTTTTGGGCTGGTGCGAGCTGCACTACGACAGCGGCCTTGTCACCAAACTGAACCGCGCTACCCGGCTTGGCAACTATGACAATAGTATGTTCAAGCAGTATTGCGGCAAGGATATCGACACCCTCTGGGCGGAGTTTATCGAGGCTTACAAGGCGGATCCGGTCAATATCATCACCAAACCGGTCGCCGAGGCGGACAAGCCCCGCGTCCTTCCCGTAGTGACCAAAGGAACTTCCGCGATGGTGGACCTTAGCCCGGCGTTCAACACGACCGGCGTCACCAAGGACGGCGCGAAGTTTAGCCCGGACGGCGGCGCGGACAGCGGCGGCGCCTCGTATTCTGGAACACTCCTTGGAATGACGCAAAGCTGGAAGGATGTGACGTTCGTGTTCGCCTCGGCGGATGCTCCGGATATGGTTTCCTGCCAGGGACAAACGGTATCGGTGGCTCCGGGGCAGTATCAATCGCTGTGGCTCGTGGGCGCCGCCGTGGACGGCAGTCAGATGGCGCAGCATTTCATCGTCAACTACACCGACGGCTCCACGGCGGATTTCGCACAAAACGTCAGCGACTGGTTCCAGCCGAGTAATTTCCCCGGCGAAAGCCGGGTCGTCAAGATGGCGTATCGCAACTTGGCGACCGGCGAGAAAGACCCGCGTACCTTCTACGCCTACAGTTACGGCTTCAGCCTCAATCACGATAAGACCGTCAAAAGCATTACGCTGACCAATAATCCCAGCGTCCGCCTTCTGGCGGCGACCCTCGCAAATTAA
- a CDS encoding basic secretory protein-like protein, whose amino-acid sequence MKSITAIRGAAWSTLPALLITMSGSATLQASAASSTVQASIYSTMPSTTAHSPQMALDGNPSTYFKSVYDMGDGDTFLVVLSQPVPLRSLHIVTGGADGKDEVTNGVAETSPDGAVFRKAAAFGADGVADAKLGGQPIKSIRIHLNEGAHLPALLIREITIGSPVKISDVRLAPGRGFVDLSQAPDMEDWAKRAEIGMEDFWPKTAYMLRSDGFISPNMVNVVYKTGPDVTGVAATGGGVMTINTKWCREHDDDTGLAVHEMTHMIQATPYEPVWLVEGTADYIRWVKFEPQNFHPRINVKTAKYSDSYQTTATFLGWCENHYGDGLVTKLNDAVRYGKYSDDLFQKYCGKDVNALWAEFIAAYQADPSKILAKPAA is encoded by the coding sequence ATGAAGTCTATCACAGCAATTCGCGGGGCGGCGTGGAGCACGCTGCCGGCGCTTCTCATCACGATGTCCGGCTCGGCTACGCTCCAAGCTTCGGCGGCGTCTTCCACGGTTCAAGCGTCCATTTACTCCACCATGCCCTCCACCACGGCGCATAGCCCGCAGATGGCGCTGGACGGCAATCCCAGCACCTACTTCAAATCCGTTTACGACATGGGGGACGGGGATACATTTCTCGTCGTCCTGTCCCAGCCCGTCCCGCTGCGATCGCTGCATATCGTGACGGGCGGCGCGGACGGCAAGGATGAAGTGACGAACGGCGTCGCCGAAACCTCCCCTGACGGCGCCGTATTCCGCAAGGCGGCCGCGTTCGGCGCGGACGGCGTCGCGGACGCAAAGCTCGGCGGGCAGCCCATCAAATCGATCCGCATTCATCTGAATGAGGGGGCGCACCTTCCCGCACTGCTGATCCGCGAGATCACGATCGGATCGCCCGTCAAAATCTCCGACGTCCGGCTGGCTCCGGGACGTGGATTTGTGGATCTCTCACAGGCGCCGGACATGGAGGACTGGGCGAAGCGCGCCGAGATCGGCATGGAGGACTTCTGGCCGAAAACCGCATATATGCTTCGCTCGGACGGCTTCATATCGCCGAACATGGTCAATGTCGTCTACAAAACCGGCCCGGATGTCACCGGCGTCGCCGCGACCGGCGGCGGCGTGATGACCATCAATACCAAATGGTGCCGCGAGCATGACGACGATACGGGCCTGGCGGTTCACGAGATGACGCATATGATCCAGGCGACGCCTTACGAGCCGGTATGGCTGGTCGAAGGAACGGCGGATTATATCCGCTGGGTCAAGTTCGAGCCGCAGAACTTCCATCCGCGTATCAACGTGAAGACCGCCAAATACTCGGATTCCTATCAGACCACCGCCACGTTTCTGGGCTGGTGCGAGAACCACTACGGCGACGGTCTCGTCACCAAGCTGAACGACGCGGTGCGATACGGGAAGTACAGCGACGATCTGTTTCAGAAGTACTGCGGCAAAGATGTCAACGCCTTGTGGGCGGAGTTTATCGCGGCGTATCAAGCCGATCCATCGAAAATTCTCGCCAAGCCGGCCGCATAG
- a CDS encoding metallophosphoesterase family protein has product MIFAISDIHGQLNMLDPALSRLSTRLRPSDVVIFLGDYIDRGPDSEGVLRRLIRFKKQHPGTMFLRGNHEDLLIRSYEGDKRREELWLLNGGMATLSSFKLGGNSHWRRKFPKWAMDFVAATHVAVKFDHFHFVHAGVVPYGVDTEVEADLDPRLWIRHPFIKYGDSPGRIVVFGHTPTPDCRPLIHTNKVGLDTGAGQRGGRLSVGCFDDTRPRPRSPEFTLFQVCDDGTVTPDEAIRNVLTHLPKNEPTLRFSMPAIPTLPPASVE; this is encoded by the coding sequence ATGATATTTGCCATCAGTGATATCCATGGCCAGCTCAACATGCTCGATCCAGCGTTGAGCAGGCTCTCCACACGTCTGCGGCCAAGCGACGTGGTGATTTTTCTGGGTGATTATATCGATCGGGGGCCAGACAGCGAGGGGGTCCTCCGCCGCCTGATACGCTTCAAAAAACAGCATCCCGGAACGATGTTTTTGCGCGGCAACCACGAAGACCTGCTGATCCGTTCCTACGAAGGCGACAAGCGCCGCGAGGAGCTGTGGCTGCTCAACGGCGGAATGGCGACACTCTCGAGCTTCAAGCTCGGAGGAAATTCGCACTGGCGACGAAAATTCCCGAAATGGGCGATGGACTTTGTCGCGGCCACCCATGTCGCCGTCAAATTCGATCACTTCCACTTTGTCCACGCGGGCGTCGTGCCCTACGGCGTCGATACCGAAGTGGAGGCAGACCTGGACCCGCGTCTATGGATCCGGCACCCCTTCATCAAATATGGCGATAGCCCCGGCCGCATCGTCGTCTTCGGGCACACGCCCACCCCCGATTGCCGCCCCTTGATCCACACCAACAAAGTCGGCCTGGATACGGGGGCCGGCCAGCGCGGTGGACGCCTCAGCGTCGGCTGCTTCGACGACACCCGGCCACGGCCGCGCTCGCCGGAATTTACGCTCTTCCAAGTCTGCGATGACGGGACCGTGACACCGGATGAAGCCATCCGAAATGTGCTGACCCATCTTCCGAAGAATGAGCCGACGCTGAGATTTTCCATGCCGGCCATTCCGACACTGCCTCCCGCCTCCGTTGAATAG
- a CDS encoding DUF485 domain-containing protein: protein MSSQTPNWTKIAQSPRFRALLADKTAFIVPVTAFFLAFYFALPLMTSFSKTLNRPAVGSITWAWVFAFAQFVMTWTLASLYTKRAERFDAQVAEIIAAEKE from the coding sequence ATGAGTTCACAGACGCCGAACTGGACTAAGATCGCGCAGTCGCCGCGATTTCGCGCGCTGCTTGCCGACAAGACGGCTTTTATCGTGCCGGTCACCGCGTTTTTTCTGGCGTTCTATTTTGCCCTGCCGCTGATGACGTCCTTCTCAAAGACACTCAATCGCCCCGCTGTTGGGTCGATCACCTGGGCGTGGGTCTTCGCCTTCGCTCAGTTTGTCATGACATGGACGCTGGCTTCGCTTTATACGAAGCGGGCGGAGCGGTTCGACGCACAGGTCGCGGAGATTATCGCGGCGGAAAAGGAATAA
- a CDS encoding solute symporter family protein: MHLSLPFALFLAIVAMTLVITYIAARKTNSASEFYTGGGGLSGWQNGLAIAGDYMSAASFLGIAGSIALAGFDGFFYSIGFLVAYLVVLYLVAEPLRNLGKYTMADMLASRFPERGVRGFAAVNSIVISIFYMLAQLTGAGGLIHLLLGIENHVAIAIVGVLMTVYVIFGGMRATSWVQIIKAILLIAGTLVLSVLVLAKFGFNISHMFSQLEIVTPLKEKFLWPGNKFKDPLDTLSLNLALVLGTAGLPHILIRFFTVKDAPTARKSVVSATWLIGIFYVMTLFLGFGAAAFVGHGAIVAAQKEGNMAAPLLAKALGGDFLFAFISAVAFATILAVVTGLVLSAASAFAHDIYNQIIKRGKATEKEQITTARFASVGVAVISIALALFAGSLNVAFLVSLAFAVAASANLPVILLTIYWRRFSSTGAIAGMAAGLISSLVLVALSPNVWDPEAGKAILQGAPLFHLKNPGIYSIPIGFLGAIAGTLLSKKQDGAKFDEILVRAHTGMSHAAAVDEVEMMSR; encoded by the coding sequence ATGCATCTCTCACTTCCTTTCGCGCTCTTTCTCGCCATCGTCGCAATGACGCTTGTGATCACCTATATCGCCGCGCGTAAGACGAACAGCGCCAGCGAGTTTTATACGGGCGGCGGCGGGCTGTCCGGCTGGCAAAACGGCCTCGCCATCGCCGGCGACTATATGTCGGCGGCGTCGTTCCTCGGCATCGCCGGCTCCATCGCTTTGGCCGGTTTTGATGGCTTCTTTTACAGCATCGGCTTCCTGGTCGCCTACCTCGTTGTACTCTATCTCGTGGCGGAACCGCTGCGAAACCTCGGCAAATATACGATGGCGGATATGCTGGCGTCGCGCTTCCCCGAGCGCGGCGTGCGCGGCTTCGCGGCCGTCAACTCCATCGTCATTTCGATCTTCTACATGCTTGCGCAGCTGACGGGCGCGGGTGGATTGATCCATTTGCTGCTCGGGATCGAGAACCATGTCGCCATCGCCATTGTCGGCGTTCTGATGACGGTCTATGTGATCTTCGGCGGCATGCGCGCCACAAGCTGGGTGCAGATCATCAAAGCGATCCTGCTGATCGCCGGAACGCTCGTTCTTTCGGTCCTGGTGCTGGCGAAGTTCGGCTTCAACATCTCCCATATGTTCAGCCAATTGGAGATCGTCACGCCTCTGAAAGAGAAGTTCCTATGGCCCGGCAATAAGTTCAAGGATCCTCTGGATACGCTCTCGCTCAATCTGGCGCTCGTTCTGGGAACCGCCGGCCTGCCGCACATCCTCATTCGGTTCTTTACCGTCAAGGATGCGCCCACTGCGCGTAAATCCGTCGTGTCGGCGACATGGCTGATCGGCATCTTCTATGTGATGACGCTATTCCTTGGGTTCGGCGCCGCCGCATTCGTGGGTCACGGCGCAATTGTCGCCGCGCAAAAAGAAGGCAACATGGCCGCGCCGCTGCTGGCGAAGGCGCTGGGCGGAGACTTCCTGTTCGCGTTCATCTCGGCGGTCGCCTTCGCCACGATCCTCGCCGTTGTGACGGGGCTTGTGCTTTCGGCGGCGTCGGCGTTCGCGCATGATATCTACAACCAGATCATCAAGCGCGGAAAGGCGACGGAGAAGGAGCAGATCACCACGGCGCGCTTTGCTTCGGTCGGGGTCGCCGTGATCTCCATCGCGCTGGCGCTCTTTGCGGGAAGCCTGAACGTCGCCTTCCTGGTTTCGCTTGCGTTCGCGGTCGCCGCCAGCGCCAACCTTCCAGTGATTCTGCTGACTATCTACTGGCGCCGCTTTAGCTCCACGGGGGCGATTGCGGGAATGGCGGCGGGGCTGATCAGCTCGCTCGTGCTGGTCGCGCTCAGCCCCAATGTCTGGGATCCGGAAGCAGGCAAGGCGATCCTTCAAGGGGCGCCGCTGTTCCACCTGAAAAATCCCGGGAT